A window of Micromonospora eburnea genomic DNA:
CCGACCAGCACCGGCGCCGAGTACACCGAGGAGACCTGGCAACGCCTGATCGCCCAGCCGGACATCCGGCGGGGACTGGTCCAGCTCGGCCAGATGGACCTGACCTCGATCTGCCTCTGCTTCGCGTCGGCGAGCTTCTTCGGCGGCTTGGAGTTCGACGCCGGCTTCGCCGCCGCCGCGACCGAGCTGGCCGGCGGGACCCCGGTCTACACCGCCGGGGAGGCGATCCGGGCCGGGCTGACCGAGCTGGGCGTGCGCCGTCCGCTGGTGGTGGTGCCGCCGTGGTTCACCGCGCCGACCTTCGCCGCCACCCGACGGTATCTGGCAGCCGGAGGGTTCCAGGTGGCCGGGCTGCTGCACTACCAGCTCGACGCCGGCTGGCACGGCGTGGAACAGCACCGGATCTTCGACCGGGGCGGCCGCTGGGTGGTCGATCCGGACGAGGTCTGCCGGCAGATCGGTGCCGGCTTCCCGGCGGACGCCGACGGGGTGCTGATCCCCGGCAGCGGCTTCCGCTCGTGGGATGCGGTGGCCCGGCTGGAGGAGACGCTCGGTGTCCCGGTGGTCACCTCCAACCAGGCCTGCCTGCGGCGGCTGCTCGCCGTCGCCGGTCTCGACCGGCCGGTGCCAGGCGGTGGCCGCCTGGTCGACGCCCGCGCCTGATTCCACCCGGCCCGCCCTCTCCGGGCGCCCACGCCGTCAACCATCCCCAGCCCCGGCTGGGAGAACGAACGACAGGAGAGACACGTGCCCACCAGATCGTTCTGCACCGCCTTCCGCGAGCAGGTTCGCGGCAGACCGGACGCCCCGGCCCTGTTCTGGGCGGGACGCCAGATCAGCTACCGAGACTTGGCACACCTGGTGGTGGCCGCGGAGCGGGCGCTCGCCGATCTCGCGCTCGATCCGGAGCTGCCGCTCTGCGTCCCGGCGGTGAAGTCGCCGGAGACCATCGCGCTACTGATCGCCGCGTTCGCGGCGGACCGCCGGGTGCTGCTGCCCTCGGCGTCCCTGGGGAGCGAGTCGCTCACCCGCCTCTCCGCCGAGGTCGGATGTGCCCACATCCTCCGTGCCACCCCGGACGGCCTGACCGTACGGGCCAGCGGGGCCGACGGCCGTCGACTGCCCGGGGCCGGCCTGCTGCTCACCACCTCCGGCTCGACCGGTACGCCGAAGGTCGTCGACCTGGCCGCTGACGGCGTGGATGCCTTCCTGGCCTGGGCGGGGCGGGCCTTCCGGATCGGGCCCGACGCCCGGGTGCTCAACTACGCGCCGCTCAACTTCGACCTGTGTCTGCTGGACGTGTGGGCCGCCCTGGCCGCCGGGGCCTGCGTCGAGCTGGTGGACCCGGATCGGGCCGTCGATGGGGCCTGGCTGGCGGAGCTGTGCCGGGACCGGAAGCCGACCGTGGTGCAGGCCGTCCCGCTGTTCTTCCGGCTGGTCACC
This region includes:
- a CDS encoding maleate cis-trans isomerase family protein — its product is MRAAAWVAQLGVLVVHNDPVVEAELWDRAPTGVTVHAARFESPTSTGAEYTEETWQRLIAQPDIRRGLVQLGQMDLTSICLCFASASFFGGLEFDAGFAAAATELAGGTPVYTAGEAIRAGLTELGVRRPLVVVPPWFTAPTFAATRRYLAAGGFQVAGLLHYQLDAGWHGVEQHRIFDRGGRWVVDPDEVCRQIGAGFPADADGVLIPGSGFRSWDAVARLEETLGVPVVTSNQACLRRLLAVAGLDRPVPGGGRLVDARA